The following proteins come from a genomic window of Solea solea chromosome 3, fSolSol10.1, whole genome shotgun sequence:
- the tnfsf12 gene encoding tumor necrosis factor ligand superfamily member 12 — protein sequence MHRILQRRRVRKLRVVWASLALLALSLAACSALFTAWTWRQTRDLSQSFKILQDRLDQVNTQRKAIVQLILEKRELLVGHRVKRDGGTFRGRNGNGKKAASHFEITKVSSQQVGDGGVIKGWEERTLNMSKAVRYNKDLGTFTVEKAGVYFLFCQVLFNEQQTPYVKLDVVTTGHRPQKLQCIEGYATTPSAGPHSFHFVKSCQVSGLLRLDKGTELQAITGSSFRLHTVGSPSASPHVFSIFKVN from the exons ATGCATCGGAttctgcagaggaggagagtgcGCAAGCTGCGCGTCGTGTGGGCTTCGCTGGCGCTGCTGGCGCTGTCTCTGGCCGCGTGCAGCGCGCTGTTCACGGCGTGGACTTGGCGACAGACGCGGGACTTGTCCCAGTCCTTTAAGATCCTGCAGGACCGATTGGATCAG gtgaacacacagagGAAGGCCATTGTTCAACTCATTCTGGAGAAGAGAGAGCTGCTGGTGGGGCACAGAGTGAAGAGAGATG GGGGGACATTTCGAGGGAGGAATGGGAATGGAAAGAAAGCAGCGTCTCATTTTGAGA TAACCAAAGTCTCCTCTCAGCAAG tgggaGATGGTGGTGTGATAAAGGGCTGGGAGGAGAGGACGTTGAATATGAGTAAAGCGGTGAGGTATAACAAGGATCTCGGTACCTTCACGGTGGAGAAAGCGGGCgtctacttcctgttttgccAG GTGTTGTTCAATGAGCAGCAGACTCCGTATGTGAAGCTGGATGTGGTGACCACTGGTCACAGGCctcagaagctgcagtgcatagaGGGCTACGCAACGACCCCGTCTGCAGGGCCGCACTCCTTCCACTTCGTGAAGTCCTGCCAGGTGTCCGGCCTTCTGAGACTGGATAAAGGCACGGAGCTGCAGGCCATCACAGGCTCATCCTTCAGACTCCACACTGTAGGCAGTCCCTCCGCCTCACCTCACGTCTTCAGCATCTTCAAAGTCAACTGA